From a single Gimesia fumaroli genomic region:
- a CDS encoding acyl-CoA dehydrogenase family protein gives MSLGRKMLNQQFPVEREEKRKALLAAVESVREIVASRADEAEEKGTLPQATVDALITSGLFTLKLPAVLGGAEADPVTQIEVIEVLSAIDPSTAWCMLNGTTSVSLMAAFLDDKAIAEIFDGGHIPTTANVAMPTGQAVPVDGGYCLSGKWAFASGIRHAQWVTAGVQVVRTSKAPPELRMMAVPVESVQIHDNWHVAGLEATGSCDVSITEHFIPEEFTWDSLHAKPQRGGPLYRLGLPGFVANEHAAFALGVGRCALDTVIGLANSKRRNYTLSPSTLEMRPTFQRAVGECDLKLRAARSLVMEIFTEVWATLCANQIPSPRSHAEMRSVAVFATEVAADVVTQAFRYGGGKAVYRTQCLQRCLLRDINVAAQHLIVSDIAYETHGQFALDLPDADPMR, from the coding sequence GTGAGCTTAGGGAGGAAGATGTTGAACCAGCAGTTTCCCGTGGAGCGTGAGGAAAAGCGGAAAGCATTGCTTGCAGCAGTCGAGAGTGTGCGCGAAATCGTTGCCAGCCGAGCAGACGAGGCGGAAGAAAAAGGAACGCTTCCGCAGGCCACGGTTGATGCGCTTATCACGTCAGGGCTCTTTACTTTGAAACTCCCGGCTGTACTTGGCGGAGCCGAGGCTGATCCGGTGACACAGATTGAGGTCATCGAAGTCCTGAGTGCCATTGATCCATCAACGGCTTGGTGCATGTTGAATGGGACAACATCCGTTAGTCTTATGGCGGCGTTTCTGGATGATAAGGCCATCGCAGAGATCTTCGACGGTGGCCACATTCCCACGACAGCCAACGTGGCCATGCCCACTGGCCAGGCCGTCCCTGTAGATGGGGGATATTGCCTGAGCGGAAAGTGGGCGTTTGCGAGCGGAATACGGCATGCGCAATGGGTCACTGCCGGGGTTCAGGTAGTGCGCACAAGCAAGGCCCCACCTGAACTCCGCATGATGGCCGTTCCTGTTGAATCTGTTCAGATCCATGACAATTGGCACGTGGCCGGACTCGAAGCTACAGGGAGTTGTGACGTGTCTATCACAGAGCATTTTATTCCAGAGGAGTTCACCTGGGATTCATTACATGCCAAACCGCAGCGTGGAGGGCCACTCTATCGTCTGGGTCTCCCGGGTTTTGTCGCCAACGAACATGCCGCCTTTGCACTCGGTGTCGGGCGCTGTGCTCTCGATACAGTAATCGGGTTGGCAAATTCGAAACGGCGTAACTATACACTCTCTCCATCCACTTTAGAGATGCGGCCAACGTTCCAGCGCGCCGTTGGCGAGTGTGATCTGAAGCTCCGGGCAGCACGGTCTTTGGTGATGGAGATCTTCACCGAAGTGTGGGCGACGCTTTGTGCCAATCAGATTCCGTCACCGCGATCGCATGCCGAGATGCGGAGCGTTGCCGTTTTTGCTACCGAAGTGGCTGCCGATGTAGTAACCCAAGCCTTTCGCTATGGGGGCGGCAAGGCCGTGTATCGAACGCAGTGCTTGCAGAGGTGCTTACTACGGGACATCAATGTGGCGGCCCAGCACTTAATCGTAAGCGACATTGCTTATGAGACGCATGGGCAGTTTGCCCTGGATCTGCCTGATGCAGATCCAATGCGGTAA